From a single Arachis hypogaea cultivar Tifrunner chromosome 3, arahy.Tifrunner.gnm2.J5K5, whole genome shotgun sequence genomic region:
- the LOC112790213 gene encoding uncharacterized protein, which produces MVGEVEKMIAVGLVWGATNAIMRRGAVLWDQAVKSTSRADPNAKLYQRALLSLRNWFKLLWIWQYSIPFLVNLSASLTFFAILSHAPLSLAVPVTNATTFAATAVFGILLGERTHLLRASLGTAFIVSGLFLCINS; this is translated from the coding sequence ATGGTAGGGGAAGTGGAGAAGATGATCGCAGTGGGTTTGGTATGGGGCGCCACAAATGCTATCATGCGCCGGGGTGCCGTTCTATGGGACCAAGCTGTGAAATCCACATCAAGGGCAGATCCCAACGCCAAGCTGTACCAGAGAGCACTGTTGTCCCTCCGCAACTGGTTCAAGCTCCTATGGATCTGGCAGTACTCCATCCCCTTCCTCGTCAACCTCTCCGCCTCCCTCACTTTCTTCGCCATCCTCTCACACGCCCCACTCTCCCTCGCCGTCCCTGTCACCAACGCCACCACCTTCGCCGCCACCGCCGTCTTCGGCATCCTCCTCGGCGAACGCACCCACCTTCTTCGCGCATCCCTCGGTACCGCTTTTATCGTTTCCGGCCTTTTCCTTTGTATCAATTCCTAA
- the LOC112776046 gene encoding probable xyloglucan endotransglucosylase/hydrolase protein 26, whose amino-acid sequence MAKFEKMLVALFICVVVLVGNIVQVDGNFSKSMYLTWGVQHASIMGEDLHLVLDTTSGSAAKSKRSFLFGSIEMLIKLIPGNAAGIVTAYYIEFLGNITGQPYTVNTNIYTQGKGNKEQQFYLWFDPTADFHNYTIHWNPTQIVWYVDGLPIRVFQNYENHGVAYPNKHGMRVYSSLWNADDWATRGGLVKTDWRGAPFIASFHHFRARACKWNGALSINHCASNVPANWWISPLYKQLSYSEKGQLNWVRKNYMIYDYCADSKRFNGQLPPECSKTQL is encoded by the exons ATGGCAAAATTTGAGAAAATGTTGGTGGCTTTGTTTATATGTGTAGTGGTACTCGTTGGCAACATCGTCCAAGTGGATGGCAACTTTTCGAAGAGCATGTATCTCACATGGGGTGTTCAACATGCATCGATTATGGGCGAAGACCTTCATCTAGTGTTGGACACAACCTCAG GATCTGCTGCTAAATCGAAGAGATCATTCTTATTTGGAAGCATTGAAATGCTAATCAAGCTCATACCAGGCAATGCTGCAGGAATAGTAACAGCCTACTAT ATTGAGTTCTTAGGCAACATTACAGGACAACCATACACTGTCAATACCAACATATATACACAAGGAAAAGGAAACAAAGAGCAGCAATTTTACCTCTGGTTTGACCCAACTGCTGACTTTCACAACTACACCATTCACTGGAACCCCACGCAAATTGT GTGGTATGTTGATGGTCTGCCGATTCGGGTTTTTCAGAACTACGAAAATCACGGTGTTGCGTATCCAAACAAGCATGGAATGAGGGTATACAGCAGCCTATGGAATGCAGATGACTGGGCAACTAGAGGAGGGCTTGTTAAGACTGACTGGAGAGGTGCACCATTCATAGCCAGCTTTCATCATTTCAGAGCAAGGGCTTGCAAGTGGAATGGGGCACTGAGCATCAATCACTGTGCCTCCAATGTCCCTGCAAATTGGTGGATTTCTCCCCTATACAAGCAGCTAAGTTACTCCGAAAAAGGCCAGTTGAACTGGGTCAGAAAGAATTACATGATCTACGACTACTGCGCCGATTCCAAGAGATTCAACGGCCAGTTGCCTCCAGAATGTTCTAAAACACAACTGTAA